A stretch of DNA from Calditrichota bacterium:
CCTTCACCAAGGCGTTGTTCCAAGGTGGTTAATGGAAAATTGAGCAAAGCAATAAAAGCCAGTTTGTTCTTAAAAAAATCATCTGTCATGTGCGCATATGGATTATATCCTGCAAAGATTTCATCAAAAGGCAAAATGGGCCCGATATCCAAATCAGTTTGCCAACGAACTGCAAGCGCCATTTCGTTCATGTGCCCACCAAGTTGTTCCAAAAGCCACTGATAGCGTTCAAACATGGTATCAAGCGTTTTTGTGTCGCCTGCAAAATGCCGCATTACAAATGCTTCAAATTCCGCAGCATTGCCATCTTCAGCACGCCAGAAATCTGCCACTTGTTTGAGGCCTTTTTCAATTCTCAAGGCCTGACCTTCGCCGTATTTTTCAACCAACTTTTCTTTGATTTCTGTTTTTGATTGTTTCATCCAGGATACATCTGTTTTGCTTTTTTCCATTTTTTGAAATCCCAAAAGAGGTAAAATTAAAGCTAAAATTATTATTAGTATCTTATTCATGATAATTCTCCAATCCGTCATTTGTTTGATGGTTTGATATATATTCTGTTTTTTTACCACTAAAATCATCAAAAAGCTGTTTATGAGCTTTTAAAGAAAACTCGTCCGTTCTATTGGGGTATTCTTTTACCCAATCTATCAACATTTCCAGGTTATTATTTTGCTCTTCTTGTGATTTATATTTGTGTTGCTCCCATGGGCGTTTTTTACAATTACTAATGCATGTTTCAATATCTTTATTTAAGAAAACTATTTCATTTGCATTCTTAATTACGTGTTCAAGTAAATCTGCATAACACCCTTCTATTACCCATTCCTGATTTTTCTGGACAAAAAAATTTATTTCTTCAAGACTATCTGCTAATGGTTTTCTTTGGGGCGGCTTTGCATCCAACCAAGCCAATATATCCAAGTCTAAATGAGTGATTTTAAATTCTGCAGAAAGCATATTTGCCAATGAGGATTTCCCTGAGCCGGAGTTTCCAAAAATAACAATTCTTTTAAAACTTCTGTTAATTCTCTTCCTCCATCATTTTCAAGGGATTCTCAATTTGCAGAAAATCGTCCGGTACTTTAAACAAATCTTCTTCAAGCTTTCTTTTTTCGGCCTTGATTAACTCAATGCTGGTTTTAATTTCCATTCCCATCACATCCAACTCAACTTTTGTTAAAACAGGAAATCCCGGGTAATGCATACTTTTTTCCATTGAAGAAACCAGGGCAGACATTCCCGGCATTTTTCTATACATTTTAATCATTGCT
This window harbors:
- a CDS encoding AAA family ATPase; the protein is MNRSFKRIVIFGNSGSGKSSLANMLSAEFKITHLDLDILAWLDAKPPQRKPLADSLEEINFFVQKNQEWVIEGCYADLLEHVIKNANEIVFLNKDIETCISNCKKRPWEQHKYKSQEEQNNNLEMLIDWVKEYPNRTDEFSLKAHKQLFDDFSGKKTEYISNHQTNDGLENYHE